In Candidatus Desulfofervidus auxilii, one genomic interval encodes:
- a CDS encoding sulfurtransferase TusA family protein, whose product MGKRYTLDVCGEVCPMPVIKTKAMLDKMGPGEVLEVIVDYAPSKENVKRLAQSQGCKVKIEEGEKIKIIIEK is encoded by the coding sequence ATGGGGAAAAGATATACACTTGATGTTTGTGGAGAAGTGTGTCCCATGCCAGTGATCAAAACCAAGGCCATGTTGGATAAAATGGGACCAGGTGAGGTATTAGAGGTAATTGTTGATTATGCTCCTTCTAAAGAAAATGTTAAGCGCTTGGCCCAATCACAGGGGTGCAAAGTGAAAATAGAAGAAGGAGAAAAAATAAAGATTATTATTGAGAAATAA
- a CDS encoding flavodoxin domain-containing protein yields MKTLIACGTKYGSTMTIGQWIAERLPFGSQVCDIKYAPSPDDFELVILGSAIYEGKTLPQFDKYIDTYFQILEQRKTAIFVVCLDTKGVFVKGRVHGGWNYILPIINRFKTPPIHAGIMHGEINPSKLTPEDTEKLMHFYNQILHRNYSTPPYRTMMNKQEAWEFAEQILKKLKGERY; encoded by the coding sequence ATGAAGACACTAATTGCTTGCGGAACAAAATATGGTTCTACCATGACCATTGGTCAGTGGATAGCAGAAAGGCTTCCATTTGGTAGTCAAGTATGTGATATAAAATATGCTCCATCTCCAGATGATTTTGAGCTGGTAATTTTGGGTTCAGCTATCTATGAGGGAAAGACTTTGCCCCAATTTGATAAATACATAGATACCTATTTCCAAATCCTGGAACAGAGAAAAACAGCTATCTTTGTAGTATGTTTGGATACCAAAGGGGTTTTCGTAAAAGGCCGGGTTCATGGAGGATGGAATTATATTTTGCCTATTATAAATAGATTTAAAACTCCACCTATCCATGCTGGCATTATGCATGGGGAAATCAATCCATCTAAGCTCACTCCTGAGGATACTGAGAAGCTTATGCACTTTTATAACCAAATACTTCATAGGAATTATTCCACACCCCCTTACAGAACTATGATGAATAAGCAAGAAGCATGGGAATTTGCAGAACAGATACTTAAAAAACTTAAGGGAGAGCGTTATTAA
- the hutW gene encoding heme anaerobic degradation radical SAM methyltransferase ChuW/HutW, protein MTTKELQRFLANENNDPLHAAFDKKVRVHPGVKGEPIDSQMIQRVWNDSLARKGKKQKRIAYFHIPFCETHCLFCGFYQYPYRIEEEKYYIDCIIKELEMVAHAPFIKYHPFHAIYLGGGTPTALSAKSLSRVLKAIYNTLPLANDCEITVEGRLYHFSDEKVIACLENGVNRFSIGIQSFDTLVRKKMGRIDPKERLIERLNYLHSLDQAVIVIDLIYGLPYQTMEIWEQDVTQYIKLGLDGVDLYQLNIYPGGRLEQAAKQGIIPPPADVHKQADMFARGVELLNQARYNRLSICHWGKTTRERNIYNILARKGRVCIPFGAGAGGWLKGYFFYQDNKLRSYYQRVERGEKPISMGMKWSDYSNLFRDIVGDMESLRSCNLRGIGKLYGFDLEDIFSPLLQQWERVGLIKMDSGWMELTLAGEFWQVNICQALIDYFALVVKEKGIKPGERA, encoded by the coding sequence ATGACAACAAAGGAATTACAGAGATTCTTGGCTAATGAAAATAATGACCCTTTACATGCTGCCTTTGATAAGAAGGTAAGAGTGCATCCGGGTGTTAAGGGAGAACCTATTGATTCCCAAATGATTCAAAGAGTATGGAATGACTCTTTAGCTAGAAAGGGAAAGAAACAAAAAAGAATAGCTTATTTTCATATCCCATTTTGTGAAACCCATTGTCTTTTCTGTGGTTTTTATCAGTATCCTTATAGAATTGAGGAAGAAAAGTATTATATAGACTGTATCATAAAAGAATTGGAGATGGTAGCTCATGCCCCATTTATCAAATACCACCCTTTCCATGCTATTTACCTCGGGGGAGGCACTCCTACTGCCCTCAGTGCCAAAAGTCTCTCAAGGGTCTTAAAGGCCATTTATAACACTCTACCACTGGCCAATGATTGTGAGATTACTGTTGAAGGAAGATTATACCATTTTTCAGATGAAAAGGTTATTGCCTGTTTAGAAAATGGTGTTAACCGCTTTTCTATAGGCATTCAGAGCTTTGATACCCTTGTTCGAAAAAAGATGGGGCGTATAGACCCAAAGGAAAGGCTGATAGAAAGGCTTAATTATCTTCATAGTTTGGATCAAGCCGTAATAGTTATAGATTTGATTTACGGTCTTCCTTATCAAACTATGGAAATATGGGAACAGGATGTAACACAATACATAAAATTAGGACTGGATGGGGTAGATTTATATCAGCTCAACATATATCCTGGAGGAAGATTAGAGCAGGCGGCAAAGCAAGGCATTATCCCACCACCAGCAGATGTCCATAAACAGGCAGATATGTTTGCCAGAGGGGTGGAGTTATTGAATCAAGCTAGGTATAACAGACTTTCTATTTGCCACTGGGGAAAGACTACCAGAGAAAGAAATATCTATAATATATTGGCTAGAAAGGGCAGGGTGTGTATACCATTTGGTGCTGGAGCTGGCGGTTGGCTTAAGGGGTATTTTTTCTATCAAGATAACAAATTGAGAAGTTATTATCAAAGAGTGGAAAGAGGAGAAAAACCTATTTCTATGGGCATGAAATGGTCTGATTATAGTAATCTTTTCAGAGATATTGTAGGAGATATGGAATCCTTACGTAGTTGTAACCTAAGAGGTATTGGGAAATTGTATGGTTTTGACTTAGAGGATATATTTTCCCCATTGCTTCAACAGTGGGAAAGGGTTGGTCTGATCAAAATGGACAGTGGCTGGATGGAACTCACCCTGGCAGGTGAATTCTGGCAAGTAAATATTTGTCAGGCACTGATTGATTATTTTGCCTTAGTAGTCAAAGAGAAAGGAATTAAACCAGGAGAAAGGGCATGA
- a CDS encoding MFS transporter, which yields MFKILPFIIARGLFAFLYWMIFAYLPIFLKSYGIKDAQIGLIIGSYSFAALSLMIPIGLFSDRLSSKKLLLFCSSLFTFHFLSLTIAKTFLPILITVILGGFGAGGLIIILPTLFLKYVGSKGKEIAYFQASACLGYALGPLCGGILLEYFPINSLFYLAILVGIIFIMDITLLPDMPPTVFLFKDYYQDLKNPFIWVLMVTVLIMGLHFGIERVNLSLYMKMKLQVESFYIGFFFTIIGIWMAIISPPLGYLKGIKNKAFSWLGISLLLSGLFQGITGLTATFKSFVLVRLIHTTGDSLMLLEVSLLTTLLFPSQRLGGHSGLLFTIRAGATFLGATIAGIINQNFGYALPFIISGCLSILWAFFLILKMGRKESYNSRSQY from the coding sequence ATGTTTAAAATACTTCCCTTCATTATTGCTAGGGGTCTTTTTGCCTTCCTCTACTGGATGATATTTGCCTATTTACCTATTTTTTTAAAATCCTATGGGATTAAAGACGCCCAAATTGGCTTAATTATTGGCTCTTACTCCTTTGCTGCTCTATCACTAATGATTCCCATAGGACTATTTTCTGACCGTCTGTCTTCTAAAAAATTACTTTTATTTTGCTCTTCTCTTTTCACTTTCCACTTTTTGTCATTGACTATAGCCAAAACATTTCTTCCTATTTTAATAACCGTTATCTTAGGTGGATTTGGAGCAGGAGGATTAATTATTATCCTTCCTACGCTATTTTTAAAGTATGTAGGCAGTAAAGGAAAGGAAATTGCCTATTTTCAAGCGTCAGCTTGTTTGGGATATGCGCTAGGACCTCTTTGCGGTGGAATTTTGTTAGAATATTTCCCCATAAACTCCTTATTTTATCTGGCAATATTAGTAGGAATTATTTTTATAATGGATATAACGCTTTTGCCAGACATGCCCCCTACTGTTTTTTTATTCAAAGATTACTATCAAGACCTAAAAAATCCCTTTATTTGGGTATTAATGGTCACTGTTTTAATCATGGGTCTGCATTTTGGCATAGAGAGAGTCAATCTTTCTCTTTATATGAAGATGAAATTGCAGGTAGAATCATTTTATATAGGTTTCTTTTTCACAATCATTGGCATTTGGATGGCTATCATCTCACCTCCCCTGGGGTATTTAAAGGGGATTAAAAATAAAGCCTTTTCTTGGCTAGGCATCTCTTTACTTCTTTCTGGATTGTTTCAGGGTATAACCGGATTGACTGCCACATTTAAATCTTTTGTTTTGGTTCGTTTAATACACACCACCGGAGACAGTTTAATGCTTTTAGAAGTAAGTCTTCTTACTACCTTACTTTTTCCCTCCCAGCGTCTTGGAGGACATTCGGGACTTCTTTTCACTATCCGGGCAGGAGCAACTTTTTTGGGTGCTACTATTGCTGGGATTATTAACCAGAATTTTGGATATGCCTTACCATTTATTATAAGTGGTTGTTTATCTATCTTATGGGCGTTTTTCTTAATACTTAAAATGGGCCGCAAAGAAAGTTATAATAGTAGAAGTCAATATTAA
- a CDS encoding ComF family protein, producing MWKGKLYFKKIRDIFFPLVCAGCGKQINTNSLFCVECQESIQVITLPFCQICGRPFPLKYTSTHVCGGCLKNPPFFKAARSVFIYTEPIKRSIIQFKFKGNTALANDLAKMLLFHLQDFLGQIKPETVIPVPLHLKRLRERGYNQCVLLAQIIAKYLKIPCEKMVLKKVKPTLPQVGLSQAQRHKNVKGSFAVIHPQLVKGKRILLIDDVFTTGSTVNECAKVLHKAGASGVWVATLSRTTDVS from the coding sequence ATGTGGAAAGGAAAGTTATATTTTAAAAAAATAAGAGATATTTTTTTCCCTCTTGTTTGTGCTGGCTGTGGTAAACAAATAAATACAAATTCCCTCTTTTGTGTAGAATGTCAGGAATCTATCCAAGTTATCACCTTACCTTTCTGTCAAATCTGTGGCCGCCCTTTTCCCCTCAAATATACCTCTACCCATGTCTGTGGTGGATGTCTTAAAAACCCACCATTTTTTAAAGCTGCCCGTTCAGTTTTTATTTATACTGAACCCATAAAGAGAAGCATTATCCAATTTAAATTTAAAGGTAATACCGCTTTGGCCAATGATTTAGCTAAAATGCTCCTTTTTCATTTACAGGATTTCTTAGGACAAATTAAACCAGAAACAGTAATTCCAGTCCCCTTGCATCTTAAACGACTAAGGGAAAGAGGGTATAATCAATGTGTGCTTTTGGCCCAAATAATTGCTAAATATCTAAAAATTCCTTGTGAAAAAATGGTGTTAAAAAAGGTAAAACCTACCCTTCCCCAAGTGGGACTTTCGCAGGCACAAAGGCATAAAAATGTAAAAGGGAGCTTTGCTGTCATTCATCCCCAATTGGTAAAGGGAAAGAGGATTCTTTTAATAGATGATGTCTTTACTACAGGCAGTACGGTTAATGAATGTGCAAAAGTCTTACATAAAGCAGGGGCCAGTGGGGTTTGGGTAGCTACTTTGTCCAGGACAACCGATGTTAGTTAA
- a CDS encoding carbon-nitrogen family hydrolase, whose protein sequence is MLVKIGIIQLDIHLGEINRNVNYALSNIQNMVEKGVRLIVLPELWTSGFDYKHLEKIAETTPKILQEVQQIITANTLVIGTLPEIKKGKLYNTAFLIDKTGLLDFYQKSHLFTPSGEDKHFTPGKKAVVVTTHLSKIGVLICYDLRFPEIARCLTLKGAEILAISAAWPLERIEHWRILLRARAIENQLFVIAANASGTQNKIKMGGHSAVISPDGTCLIEADDSETILITEIDLKRVYTFREEIPCLKSRRPEIYNV, encoded by the coding sequence ATGTTAGTTAAGATAGGAATTATTCAATTGGATATTCATTTAGGAGAGATAAATAGAAATGTAAATTATGCCCTTTCTAATATCCAAAATATGGTGGAAAAAGGGGTGAGGCTAATTGTGTTGCCTGAATTATGGACGAGCGGTTTTGATTATAAACACTTAGAGAAAATAGCGGAAACTACACCTAAAATCTTACAGGAAGTTCAACAAATAATAACTGCTAATACCTTAGTAATAGGAACATTGCCGGAAATTAAAAAAGGGAAACTTTATAATACAGCTTTTTTGATAGATAAAACTGGATTATTAGATTTTTATCAAAAATCCCATTTATTCACTCCTAGCGGTGAAGATAAACATTTTACTCCTGGTAAGAAGGCAGTAGTTGTCACCACCCACTTGAGCAAAATTGGAGTGCTTATTTGTTATGATTTGCGTTTTCCTGAAATAGCTCGCTGTTTAACATTAAAAGGTGCGGAAATATTGGCCATAAGTGCAGCCTGGCCTTTAGAAAGGATAGAGCATTGGCGGATTTTATTGCGGGCTAGGGCTATAGAAAATCAGCTATTTGTTATTGCTGCCAATGCTTCAGGGACTCAGAATAAAATAAAAATGGGAGGACACTCAGCGGTGATATCTCCAGATGGCACCTGTTTAATAGAGGCAGATGATTCTGAAACCATCTTAATTACAGAAATAGATTTAAAAAGAGTTTATACCTTCAGAGAGGAAATTCCCTGTTTAAAATCCAGAAGACCTGAGATTTATAATGTATAG
- the rfaE2 gene encoding D-glycero-beta-D-manno-heptose 1-phosphate adenylyltransferase: MYREKIVSWKALKKELKNWQKQGLKIVFTNGCFDILHIGHVRYLEAAKKCGDKLIVAINSDYSVRKIKGNQRPIMSEKERTEIIASLESVDRVVIFNDPTPLALIKFLTPDVLVKGADWPEEKIVGREYILQKGGEVKTIPLIEGVSTSNIIERILKKFNKNKKIQ, translated from the coding sequence ATGTATAGAGAAAAAATTGTTTCTTGGAAGGCACTGAAAAAAGAATTAAAAAACTGGCAAAAACAAGGGCTAAAAATAGTATTCACTAATGGATGCTTTGATATTCTACACATTGGCCATGTCCGTTATTTAGAGGCAGCCAAAAAGTGCGGAGATAAACTGATTGTAGCCATTAATAGTGATTATTCTGTCAGAAAAATTAAAGGTAATCAGCGGCCAATAATGTCAGAAAAAGAGAGGACTGAAATAATAGCATCCTTAGAATCTGTAGATAGGGTAGTGATTTTTAATGACCCTACCCCTTTGGCCTTGATTAAATTCTTAACACCAGATGTGTTAGTAAAAGGAGCAGATTGGCCTGAAGAAAAGATTGTAGGGAGGGAATACATACTTCAAAAGGGAGGAGAGGTGAAAACAATTCCACTTATAGAAGGGGTCTCAACTAGTAACATTATAGAGAGAATTTTAAAGAAGTTTAATAAAAACAAAAAAATTCAATAA
- a CDS encoding TIGR00153 family protein: protein MRVPLFYSFVSCPFKSLAPFVDKIKEGLEILKKAVHSYVENNYTDFETFSEQVCKIEQEADHMKREIRNSLPKGVFMPVDKFQFFTLVRELDQILDRAEDIVVWLSFKKGVVLQPIKKEFIALLNISIQTVDILAEVVHITPRAVGFIKRDRELVKEKIREVRLMEYESDQIAQCIVKTIFNLEKVDCLTLHHLLETTKYIGNIADHAENAADIIRVMIAR, encoded by the coding sequence ATGCGAGTTCCTCTTTTTTATAGTTTTGTCAGTTGTCCATTTAAAAGTCTAGCGCCTTTTGTGGATAAAATAAAGGAAGGACTAGAGATACTTAAAAAGGCTGTTCATAGCTATGTAGAGAATAACTATACCGATTTTGAAACATTTTCTGAACAGGTATGTAAGATTGAACAGGAAGCAGACCATATGAAAAGAGAGATTAGAAATAGCCTGCCCAAAGGGGTTTTTATGCCTGTAGATAAATTCCAGTTTTTTACTTTAGTTAGAGAGCTTGACCAGATTCTAGATAGGGCCGAGGATATAGTAGTCTGGCTTTCTTTTAAAAAAGGTGTGGTGTTACAACCCATTAAAAAGGAGTTTATAGCCCTTTTAAACATTTCTATCCAAACAGTAGATATTTTGGCTGAAGTTGTTCACATTACACCTCGCGCAGTAGGGTTTATCAAAAGAGATCGAGAATTGGTGAAAGAAAAGATTAGAGAAGTCAGGCTGATGGAATATGAATCTGACCAAATCGCCCAGTGTATTGTAAAAACCATCTTCAATTTAGAGAAAGTGGATTGTCTCACCCTTCACCACCTTTTAGAGACCACCAAATATATTGGTAATATTGCTGACCACGCTGAAAATGCAGCCGATATTATACGGGTAATGATTGCTAGGTAA